TTTTCCCTTTGGCCATGTGCTAGGATAAATGCCTCTCTCCATGATGACCCTAGTGGGTTTAGCTACTATGCCCTTGCTCATGCTTAATAATTCGCCTGTGGATACAGTGGCCTTCCCTAATGCCACTAATTCGCCCTTCAATGTTACTATAGCCACTGCCCCGTCTCTTTCCACGCCGTCCTCAACCCTAGCCACGCCAGGCGCAGCGAGCGCGGCTCCGTGCGCTATTGAATCAACGGCTGAGTCCCGGATGAATATTCTAGGTAGGTGTCTCACCATGTACTCCACGGGCTTTATTATCTTTCTCATGAGCGTCTCATCTCCATAATGTTTCCAGAGATATATTGCGTCAGCTAAATCGTGCAGCGTGNTAGCCTCATCTTCCTTAAAGCAACCAACTCGTATTCTTCGTAATTCACGCATATTAGCTCCAACCCCCAGCACTTCCCCAATGTCGTAGCATAGCTTCCTAACGTATGTGCCTGCCTCCACATTTGTGTCAAGCAATATATACCTTCCATCCCTCTCAAGCATTTCCAGTGAGTATACGTGCCTAGTCCTTAGTTGCCTCTTCACCGCGCTCTTGACCGGGGGCCTTTGATATATTTCTCCAATGAATTCCCTCAGCACGCTCTTTATCTTATCATCACTTGCATCTCCATGCAGCATCATTACTGCAACGTACTCCTTGGACTCATGGGATATGCCCTGGAGCACCTTAGTGGAGTCTCCTAAGGCTACGGGAAGCACGCCGGAAACGCGTGGATCAAGGGTCCCAGCATGTCCAGCCCTATCTAAGTTAAGCATCCTCTTTATCCATGAAACAACTTCATGGCTGGATGGGCCCCTCGGCTTATCTAGCACTATGAAGCCTCGCTTCACGTGATCCTGTATGGACCGTTTCTCCGGGTAAATGCCATACTCATCATTAGTTCCTTCATCTATCTTTACGTGGATCCTCCGCTCGGCATTGCACTTCTCTATGTTCACCGTTAACCCATAAGGGGCCTAAATTTAAGCGTTAACAACTTCTCCAATTCAAATACAAGCATGGTGCTTAATCAAGGACTGGTATTGGGTAATGATGGTTAAGTTTTTTAATTGATTGGCTTTAGGCTACTCATGAGTGTAGTTAACATAAATAAGAAGGCCAGCGTAATGCTTGACGAATTAGTGAAGGACTTATCTAGAAATGATTTGCTGCTGTTGGAGAGGCTTCCCCACGTTAGAGAAACCGAGAGATATAGGGATGTGATTCTAAACACGCTGAGGGAGTTTCACATATCGCTGGTATTGGTTAGGCTTGTCTTCAGTGATGGCCAGGTCAAGGGATACTCATTCTTGATTAGGGGAAATGGAGATATAGGGTCATTGCCTACAAGCGGCAGCGTAGAGGGCTTCATAGTGGAGCACGGCAAGGGCAAGTCCATTAAGTACGTGTATGAAACCGAGGAATTCCTAGGCGGCTCGGAGCTTGGGGAAAGAATTAAGGCATTTGCCGATATGTATAGAAAGGCCGAGGAACGGCTCACTGAGCTGAGGTTTAGGGAGGCCTATAGGGAGAAGGAGGCATTTTACTTGCCTGAATAGCCATGGATCCATTTCAGCAAAAGAAGAAATCATTTATGGAGCGATTGGCTAGAGAGGCTGAGATGGGTAGAGTTGACTTTGACCTAATCGATGTATTGAATGGCATTAATTCCCTACCCAATTACTATACCACCAGTAGCTGTAGTGGTAGAATAATGATAGCTAAGGCAGAGCGGCTAGGCTTCGCCAAGTCAAATAACCTCTTCAGCTTCGTCGCTAAGTGGCATAGGCCAATAACCGTTAGCGAGGTGAGCAGCATACTCATGGGATTAAGCAATGCTTGGCTTATGGTGAGGAGCGCTATTTTTCACGTGGTTGCGAGGAGCATGGAAGATGCCGAGCTTCTGCTTAGACTTGCCAGGATGGCCGGCTTCAAGCATAGCGGCATATCTACGGTGAGGGATTGGGGATACCTAGTTGAGTTGCTTGGGGAGGATAGATTAGATGTCCCTTTAAAGATCCATGATGTTAACGTGTTTAGTGATCTGGATCCTATAGTTGATGCCGCTAATGAGGTGCTTATCTTCGCAAAATTGAGGTTGGTTGACTTGATTAGATTAATTGAGAGGGAATTAATGAATGCGGATTACCCATTGATCAGGATAAGTAAAGTACCGTATAGGGCATTCAAGTCAAGCATTAAGTTGAATCAATGATGGCATTAATTCTCC
The DNA window shown above is from Thermocladium sp. ECH_B and carries:
- a CDS encoding H/ACA RNA-protein complex component Cbf5p (functions in a trimeric complex to guide RNA-target RNA complexes for the purposes of pseudouridylation; box H/ACA RNA-protein particle consists of Cbf5p, Nop10p and Gar1 along with the guide RNA and ribosomal protein L7Ae; enzymatic component that functions to isomerize uridine to pseudouridine in target RNAs), with translation MEKCNAERRIHVKIDEGTNDEYGIYPEKRSIQDHVKRGFIVLDKPRGPSSHEVVSWIKRMLNLDRAGHAGTLDPRVSGVLPVALGDSTKVLQGISHESKEYVAVMMLHGDASDDKIKSVLREFIGEIYQRPPVKSAVKRQLRTRHVYSLEMLERDGRYILLDTNVEAGTYVRKLCYDIGEVLGVGANMRELRRIRVGCFKEDEAXTLHDLADAIYLWKHYGDETLMRKIIKPVEYMVRHLPRIFIRDSAVDSIAHGAALAAPGVARVEDGVERDGAVAIVTLKGELVALGKATVSTGELLSMSKGIVAKPTRVIMERGIYPSTWPKGKAKDEGSSPRSINKRKE